GAGATCAACCTCACCTACGCGCGGATCCAGGACATCCACCTCGTGAGCAACGTGGTGGAGCGCTGGCTCGGCCTGGCCCGGATCCAGATCCAGACGGCCAGCGGGAGCGCCCGGGCGGAGATGACGATCGAGGGGATCCGGGAATTCGAACTCCTCAGGGACTTCCTCTACTCGCGCATGCGGGGGGCCCAGGGGTCTTCCCCGGCGGACACCTTCGGAAGGCCGGACGGGCGGAGGGAAACGGAAGGGGATCTGGCCGCCGCCACCGCGGCGGTCCTGGAGGCGGCCTCCGAGCTGCGGGCCGTCCGCGAAGCCCTCGAGGGGGCGGGGGGGCTTCGTGGGGGGCGCTAGAGGCAGGTTGCTGAACGGGCTCTGCCGGGTCCTGAAGGTTCCGCCCGAGCCGTCGGCACCGGCGGGCGCGCCGGGATCGGTTCGCACCTTCCGCGCCGCCCGCGGCTTCTACTCCTACCGGCTGCTCGCCTGGGGCCTCTCCCAGGCGGGGGCCGGGGCGGGGCTCTTCGTCGGCGTCTCCTTTCTCCGCTTCGTGCCGGCCGTGTCGGTCCTCGGCATCCCCCTGTCCACCATCCTGGGATGGTTCGAGACCCTCGCGGTGATCGGGTTCGTCGCCCAACTGCCCCTGGGCCCCTTCCTGGTGCGGCTCGACTACGAGATGCGGTGGTACGTGATGACG
This window of the Acidobacteriota bacterium genome carries:
- a CDS encoding PH domain-containing protein is translated as EINLTYARIQDIHLVSNVVERWLGLARIQIQTASGSARAEMTIEGIREFELLRDFLYSRMRGAQGSSPADTFGRPDGRRETEGDLAAATAAVLEAASELRAVREALEGAGGLRGGR